One part of the Chryseobacterium sp. 7 genome encodes these proteins:
- a CDS encoding helix-turn-helix domain-containing protein, producing MDNDFTYTFIEPDEEMADFVENLGTFQNHSDEAKEVVIIPDGRIDLFFSKSPSEPFHITLLGLETYPEQRYIAPHTTAFIVSFKPLAVEYILNTSIADLLNIGKELPSDFWNFKAEDLKDFNHCCTKAIHKIKELLPQKTDERKLRLFELVYSSKGEMSVQELSEKTGWSSRQINRYFTKQLGLSLKAYSTILRFRASLEHIAQGRLFPELNYTDQNHFIKEVKKFSGVAPKELSKNKNDRFVLLSVLKGK from the coding sequence ATGGATAACGATTTCACTTATACATTCATAGAACCAGACGAAGAGATGGCAGATTTTGTTGAAAATCTGGGCACTTTTCAGAACCATTCGGATGAGGCTAAAGAAGTGGTGATTATTCCTGACGGAAGAATTGATTTGTTTTTCTCAAAATCTCCTTCAGAACCTTTTCATATTACCCTTCTAGGGCTGGAAACTTATCCGGAGCAAAGGTATATTGCTCCTCATACGACTGCTTTTATCGTCAGCTTCAAACCTCTTGCGGTAGAATATATTTTGAATACTTCCATTGCCGATTTATTGAATATCGGAAAAGAGCTTCCCTCCGATTTTTGGAATTTTAAAGCTGAAGACTTAAAGGATTTTAATCATTGCTGTACCAAAGCCATTCACAAAATAAAAGAGCTTCTTCCTCAAAAAACAGATGAGAGAAAACTCCGGCTTTTCGAGTTGGTTTATTCTTCAAAGGGCGAAATGAGTGTGCAGGAACTTTCTGAAAAAACGGGTTGGAGCAGCAGACAGATCAACCGTTATTTTACCAAACAGCTCGGCTTATCATTAAAAGCCTATTCTACTATTTTACGCTTCAGAGCATCATTGGAACATATTGCACAGGGAAGGCTTTTCCCGGAACTTAATTATACTGATCAGAATCACTTCATCAAAGAAGTGAAGAAATTTTCAGGGGTTGCTCCCAAAGAATTATCCAAAAATAAAAACGACCGATTTGTACTATTATCTGTATTGAAAGGAAAATAA
- a CDS encoding reprolysin-like metallopeptidase: MKKRILLVCALASCFTVFNAQRWESVSQKSSQIREGVVVQQSYRVDLKSLRDLLKNAEETGKNARPVVISLPTAEGKIEKFSVYSNPVMDRSLVEKYQLGSYVGVGIDDPSKYLRFSISPNDMQSMIIKNGIFQFIEPISKDKQTYGVFYKSNETGEHGFKCDTGEHHLNDINKLVANGKNMLSGVGITNRPTNTKYRNFRMALSVTGEYSQYQLTAAGTPANATDDAKKGVILAAMNNTMTRINGVFERDFGAHLTVQNFPDLIYLDAAADPYSNDLNTQLQQTLTTVVGNANYDIGHVLNQNAERSGNAGGIGIVCTDPANNTDKQKGSAFTQGPVPVGEVFDFTAAHEMGHQLGANHTFSNTSVTDANKGANVEPGGGTTIMGYAGITYDNVQANADGYFHYKSIDQVLTNLENKTNCGTSLDINNNTAPVINALVAYNIPKGTAYYLDASAADAESDPVNYTWEQNDSTDEFSTISGDSGWGYNPKGALTRSLPGSPNGRRYFPKLETVVNGALTNKQDWETVSYIPRVLNYAVTVRDQNPQRPMVSTSTTTVTVGNDGPFKFNGLTASSVLYNNAANTIYWDMANTNAAPYNVASVKIDYTTNNGTTWTDLVAAAPNTGSYSAQMPANLSGAIKLRVSAVGNVFYAVSPAINVGAAPTSSTSAPTGIATIDTEVFKTTARVSWNSVPGATYSINYRKAGTVNWSNAVSPANSVVLNNLEDETDYEVQVAAVVNSAAGAFSNNYTFKTKGLKTGADYCILNSGSPYYAGIVSAKVANLDYFNGVARSYIDLSEDTSKIINLVQGNSYTLKPAVVNLLAAANENVSVWIDYNRNGVFESTERVSSISGAAPKGLVNFGDHTFTVPATSYAGDKLLRMRIIGKFSTAALANTCGELASQAGGILDLPVKITAGTLAVREAVDTKTSEVSIYPNPADTFVEVKNLKGKADYKIYSADGRLVQEGNIEGRINVASLVKGMYVVTIKDEKNTYNTKLIKK, encoded by the coding sequence ATGAAAAAAAGAATTTTATTAGTTTGCGCGTTAGCATCTTGTTTTACCGTTTTCAATGCTCAGAGATGGGAATCTGTTTCCCAGAAATCTTCGCAGATAAGAGAAGGTGTGGTAGTACAGCAGTCTTACAGAGTAGACCTGAAATCTCTGAGAGACCTGCTTAAAAATGCTGAAGAAACAGGTAAAAATGCCAGACCTGTTGTTATTTCTTTACCAACAGCAGAAGGAAAGATAGAGAAATTTTCCGTGTACAGTAATCCTGTGATGGATAGATCGCTGGTAGAAAAATATCAGTTGGGATCGTATGTAGGAGTAGGGATAGATGATCCTTCTAAATACTTAAGATTCAGCATATCCCCGAATGATATGCAGTCTATGATCATTAAAAATGGTATATTTCAGTTTATAGAGCCCATCAGTAAAGATAAACAGACATATGGTGTCTTTTATAAATCTAATGAAACCGGAGAACATGGTTTCAAATGCGACACAGGAGAACATCATCTAAATGATATTAATAAATTGGTGGCAAATGGTAAAAATATGCTTTCGGGAGTAGGAATTACTAACAGACCTACTAATACAAAATACAGAAACTTCAGAATGGCATTGTCCGTTACCGGAGAATACAGCCAATATCAGCTGACAGCGGCAGGAACACCGGCTAATGCAACAGATGATGCAAAAAAAGGAGTGATTTTAGCAGCAATGAATAATACAATGACCCGTATAAATGGCGTCTTTGAACGTGATTTCGGTGCTCACTTAACTGTTCAGAACTTTCCGGATCTTATCTATCTTGATGCAGCTGCTGATCCCTATTCAAACGATTTAAATACGCAATTACAGCAAACCCTTACTACCGTCGTAGGAAATGCCAATTATGACATAGGGCATGTTCTTAATCAAAATGCAGAAAGAAGCGGAAACGCAGGCGGAATTGGAATTGTATGTACAGATCCTGCTAATAACACAGATAAACAAAAAGGATCAGCATTTACACAAGGTCCTGTACCTGTAGGCGAAGTGTTTGACTTTACTGCTGCTCATGAAATGGGGCATCAATTGGGTGCTAATCACACATTTTCAAATACTTCCGTTACAGATGCCAACAAAGGAGCCAATGTAGAACCTGGAGGAGGAACTACCATTATGGGGTATGCGGGGATTACCTATGATAATGTACAGGCTAATGCAGATGGCTATTTTCATTACAAATCAATTGATCAGGTATTAACCAACCTGGAAAATAAGACTAACTGCGGAACGTCTTTGGACATCAATAATAACACAGCGCCGGTTATTAATGCTTTGGTGGCTTACAATATTCCTAAAGGGACAGCATATTATCTTGATGCTTCGGCTGCCGATGCAGAAAGTGATCCTGTAAACTATACCTGGGAACAGAATGACAGTACAGATGAATTTTCTACAATTTCAGGAGACAGCGGATGGGGCTATAATCCAAAAGGAGCTTTAACAAGATCATTACCCGGATCACCAAACGGAAGAAGATATTTTCCTAAACTGGAAACGGTGGTTAATGGTGCTTTAACCAATAAACAGGATTGGGAAACCGTATCTTACATTCCTCGTGTATTGAACTATGCTGTAACGGTAAGAGATCAAAATCCGCAGCGTCCAATGGTTTCCACTTCTACAACCACTGTTACTGTAGGAAATGACGGACCTTTCAAATTCAATGGGCTTACTGCATCATCAGTATTGTACAATAATGCAGCAAACACTATTTATTGGGATATGGCTAATACCAATGCAGCTCCTTACAATGTGGCAAGTGTAAAAATTGACTACACCACCAATAACGGAACTACATGGACGGATCTTGTAGCGGCAGCTCCTAATACAGGAAGTTATAGCGCACAAATGCCTGCGAATCTAAGCGGAGCGATAAAACTGAGAGTATCTGCGGTTGGAAATGTATTTTATGCAGTATCACCAGCTATTAATGTAGGTGCTGCTCCTACATCGTCTACTTCAGCGCCTACAGGTATTGCTACAATAGATACCGAAGTTTTCAAAACAACAGCAAGAGTATCATGGAACAGTGTTCCTGGAGCTACTTATTCCATTAATTACAGGAAAGCAGGAACAGTAAACTGGTCTAATGCGGTAAGCCCGGCAAATTCAGTTGTACTGAATAATCTGGAAGATGAAACCGACTATGAAGTACAGGTGGCTGCCGTAGTTAATTCAGCTGCAGGAGCTTTTTCTAATAATTATACTTTCAAAACAAAGGGATTAAAAACAGGAGCTGATTATTGTATATTAAATTCAGGATCACCTTATTATGCAGGAATTGTATCTGCTAAAGTAGCGAATCTGGATTATTTCAATGGCGTTGCAAGGTCATATATAGATTTAAGTGAGGATACTTCTAAAATAATTAATCTTGTTCAGGGCAATTCTTATACACTAAAGCCTGCTGTTGTTAATTTACTTGCTGCAGCAAATGAAAATGTTTCTGTTTGGATTGATTATAACAGAAATGGAGTTTTTGAAAGTACAGAGAGAGTGAGCAGTATATCAGGGGCAGCACCGAAAGGACTTGTGAATTTTGGAGATCATACCTTTACTGTTCCAGCTACATCATATGCCGGAGATAAATTATTAAGGATGAGGATTATTGGTAAGTTTTCAACGGCTGCTCTGGCTAATACATGTGGCGAACTGGCAAGCCAGGCGGGTGGTATTTTGGATCTCCCGGTAAAAATTACAGCAGGTACGCTTGCTGTGAGAGAAGCGGTAGACACAAAAACATCAGAAGTATCTATTTACCCTAACCCTGCAGATACATTTGTAGAAGTGAAAAACCTTAAAGGTAAAGCAGATTACAAAATCTACAGTGCAGACGGAAGACTTGTTCAGGAAGGTAATATTGAAGGAAGAATCAACGTAGCTTCTCTGGTAAAAGGAATGTATGTGGTTACCATAAAAGATGAGAAAAATACTTACAACACCAAATTAATCAAAAAATAA
- a CDS encoding FAD-dependent oxidoreductase — MLIDNKSIAIVGGGPAGLTLARLLQLKGAEVKVYERDFNKDARVQGSPLDMHEDSGLAAIRKAELLEEFKKTFRPGADRTLIMNEKAEIFFNDHETKPEEDFGHEHFRPEIDRGPLRNMLLDSLYPETVVWDSHFLSMEPKGEGWLMHFKNGSSAYADLVIAGDGANSKIRPYLTDIKPVYSGVIMLEGNVSKENAPQIDSIIKGGKIMAFGNNQNILLGQKGNGDLGFYASFKADENWAATSGLDFSDNAQMLQWFNTEYSEWSSVWEELFKNAKTPFIPRLIYYMPLDQTWESQSNLTLIGDAAHVMPPFAGEGANMAMLDALELSEYLTDNRYNTLQEAISSYEQVMRKRAALATEESLENGERMHSETSLNTMLDFFNGHLT; from the coding sequence ATGCTGATAGACAATAAATCAATAGCAATCGTTGGTGGCGGTCCTGCAGGACTTACACTGGCAAGACTTTTACAACTGAAAGGTGCTGAAGTAAAAGTATATGAAAGAGACTTTAATAAAGATGCAAGGGTACAGGGCTCTCCTCTTGATATGCATGAAGATTCCGGGTTGGCAGCCATTCGTAAGGCAGAATTACTGGAGGAATTCAAAAAGACTTTCCGTCCTGGTGCAGACAGAACTCTGATCATGAATGAAAAGGCTGAAATTTTTTTTAACGATCATGAAACTAAGCCTGAAGAGGATTTTGGTCATGAGCATTTCCGTCCGGAAATAGATCGTGGTCCTTTAAGAAATATGCTGCTGGATTCTTTATATCCTGAAACAGTAGTCTGGGACAGTCATTTTCTATCGATGGAACCTAAGGGTGAAGGCTGGCTGATGCATTTTAAAAACGGAAGCTCAGCGTATGCAGATCTTGTCATTGCCGGGGATGGAGCCAATTCTAAAATCCGACCTTATCTCACTGATATTAAACCTGTTTATTCTGGAGTTATTATGCTGGAAGGCAATGTGTCCAAAGAGAATGCTCCTCAGATTGATTCTATAATAAAAGGTGGCAAAATAATGGCATTTGGAAATAACCAAAATATTCTGCTCGGTCAGAAAGGGAATGGAGATTTGGGATTTTATGCAAGCTTTAAAGCTGATGAAAACTGGGCAGCTACCAGTGGTCTTGATTTTTCTGATAATGCACAGATGCTGCAATGGTTTAATACAGAATATTCTGAATGGAGCTCTGTCTGGGAGGAACTTTTTAAAAATGCAAAAACACCTTTTATTCCTCGTTTGATTTACTATATGCCTTTGGATCAGACCTGGGAGTCTCAATCTAATTTAACACTGATAGGTGATGCAGCCCATGTAATGCCTCCATTTGCGGGAGAAGGTGCGAATATGGCCATGCTGGACGCTCTTGAGCTAAGTGAATATTTAACAGATAACCGTTACAATACTTTACAGGAAGCTATTTCCAGTTACGAACAGGTGATGCGAAAAAGAGCCGCTCTTGCCACGGAAGAATCTCTTGAAAATGGAGAACGGATGCATTCTGAAACCTCATTAAACACGATGCTTGACTTTTTTAATGGTCACCTGACGTAA